The candidate division WOR-3 bacterium region CTTCTCTTAATGACCTTTTTGACACAATTGCCGAGGCAAAAAAGAATCTTGCTTATTTACCTTTTTTGATATTCTTTAATTTTGATTTGGAAAAAATAAAAGAAAAAAGATATCCGAGAAGAAAAGAATTGGATAAAATTGTTGATAAGAAAACTTTGATAATTTCTCAAATAGATGGTCATACAACTATTTTAAATACTTATGGATTAGTAAAAATTTTTGACCAAAATATTGTTTCCGGAATGGAATTAGACCGATATAAAGAGCCGACCGGAGTTTTACGTGGAGAAGCAAACGAAATAGTCCATAAATATTACAAAAAAAATTTACCTTCCGATATAAAAATTTTCGCCTTCCGAGAAGCAGAAAAGAATGTTATCAAAAACGGTATTACCACTTTATGTGCAATGGTTGGCGAAGAAGAAGACAACTCTTATGAAATTCTTTTAGAAAATTTAGATGGTTTCCAAACAGAAATAATAATTTTCCCACAGATAAAAGATATTAAGAAAGTTAAAAGTTTAGGATTAAAAAGAATTGGTGGCTGTATTTTGATTGATGGTTCATTATCTTCTTATACGGCTGCCCTTTCTGAGCCTTATAACGATAATCCTAATACTTCTGGGATTCTTTATTTTACTGATGAGGAACTTTATAAATTTTTAAGAGATGCTGATAATGAAAGTTTACAAACCGCTGTTCACGCGATTGGTGATAGGGCAATTGAGCAGGTAGTTAATATTTACGAAAAATTTCTGAAAGAAAATAGTTTGAGACACCGAATTGAGCATTGTGAAGTTTTAAATAATGAATTAATAAGAAAAATAAAAAAATTGAATTTAGTTATCTCTTGCCAACCTGCTTTTGAATATTTTTGGGGCGGAAAGGGCAAATTATACGAAAAGAGATTAGGAGATAGAATAAAGTTTACTAATCCTTATCGTAGTTTACTTAATGAAAATATTATTTTAATTGGTGGCTCTGATGCACCGATTACACCGCCGAATCCTTTGTTAGGAATTTACTCGGCACTTAATCATCCAAATGAAAAAGAAAGAATTAATTTGAATGAAGCAATAGATTTATTTACTAAAAATGGTGCTTACGGAGTATTTTTAGAAGATAGAAAAGGAGAGATTAAAAAAGGTTATGATGCCGATTTAGTAGTATTAGAAGATTTGCCTGTTGAGAATTATAATATAAAAATTAAAGCAGTTTATAAGAAAGGTGAGATTATTTGGCAAGATTAGTAAAAAGAAGATAATACTCTTTTAACTCAATCTCCTCTGGTCTTTTAGTTAAATCAATAGATAATTCTTTTAAAATTTCCAATTTTTCTTTACCAAAATTATTAGAAATAATATTTACTAATTTTTTTCTTCGCTGAGAAAAAATCTTTCTCAAAAATCTAAAGAAACTTTCATAATCAACATCATAAAAAGGTCTTTCTCGCGGAATAATCAACATTACCATTGCGGAAACTTTTGGTGGTGGTGAAAAATATTTTCTTTCAATTACAAAAAGGCTTTTTTTAATAAAAAAATTATCGGTTATAATAGTTATTGGTGAGTAATCTTTAGTTTTAATTTTTGCCAATAATTTGAAAGCAAACTCTTTTTGGAAAGAGAGCACTGCTTTTTGAAAATGGTTACGGTATTTTAATAGCCAAAAAATAAGTGGTGTAGAGATACTAAAAGGAATATTGCCGACAATTATTAAATCTTTTTTATCACTAATATCATATTGTAAAATATCTTTACAAATTAACTCCAAATTTTCTATATTTTTAAATTTCTCTAATAAGAGGTCAACCAATCTTTTATCAATTTCTATTCCGTAGACAAATTTTGTTTTATTTACTAACTGTTCAGTTAGAATTCCGTCACCAACACCAATTTCCAAAACAGTTTCATCACCTCTTAACTCTAAAGAATCTATTATCCTTTGGGCAATCTTTTTATTCTTTAAAAAGACTTGGGATAAGGATTTTTTTGGTTTTACTCTTTTAATTAATTGCGAAAAGTCTTTTAGCATTTTCTTCAACTTTCTTTTCTAATTCTTTTAATTCGATTTCTAAAATTTCGCTCACTTTTTGATAAATATATTTAATATAGGTAGGTTCATTCCTCTCCCCTCTTTTCGGAACCGGTGTTAAATAAGGAGCATCAGTTTCTAATAATAATCTATCTAAAGGCGTTTTCTTTAAAAGTTTTTCTAATCTTTGACTACCAAAAGTGATTACTCCGGAATAAGATATATAAAGACCTAAATCAATAGCCGTTTTTAAAATCTCTTCATTGCCAGAAAAACAATGTAATACACCTTTAAAATAATTTATTTCTTTCAAAATTTTAAGACCTTCTCGATGACTTTCGCGCAGATGGATATTCATTGGCAAATCAAATTCTTTAGCAATCTTTACTAGTTCTTTAAAAACTTTTATTTGATTTTCTTTTTGAGAATAATTCTTATAAAAATCTAAACCAATTTCACCGATGCCACAAATTTTTTCTTCTTTCAATAATTTATAAATTTCTTTGATATCTTCTTCTCTTACTCGGTCAGCCTCGTGAGGATGAATACCGACATTACCGTAAAGAATTTTATCTTGTTTTATAATTTCAATTAGTTTCCTACTATCTTCTAAATCAATACCTACTAAAATAATTAAATTAACTCCCTCTTTCTTTGCTCTTTCAATTACTAATGGAAAATCTAATTTGTAATCCTCTTCTGTTAGATGGGCGTGGATATCACAAAACATTTATCTAACAATACTACCGGGAGGAACATCTTTATCTGTAGTCAAGATAGCAATCGCTTTTTCTTCGCCGACTGCCAAAATCATACCATTAGATTCAATACCTTTAATTTTTATTGGTTGGAGATTGCATACCACAATAACATTTTTACCAATCAAATCTTTTGGTTCATAGGTATTACCAATTCCGGCAACAATCTGTCTTAACTCATTACCAATATCTATTTCGAAAACTAATAACTTATCGGTTCCTTTTACTCTTTCACAATTAAGTACTCTGCCCACTCTTAAATCAAGTTTTTTAAAATCTTCAATGGTAATTTCCATTTTTCCTCCTTTTAATTTCTTTAATTGTAATTCAATTTTTTCATTAGGAATTTTGTTAAACAATATTTCTACTTCTTTTAAAATAGGCTTTCTTAATAAAAACTCTTTTTCTAAAACATCATCCCATTCAAATTTTTCTAAATCTAAGAAATTTCTAATTTTCTCACAAGTAAAGGGTAAGTAAGGTCGAAAAAGAACTTCAATACTTTTAATTAAAATTAAACAGTTGGCAATAGTCTTTTCACATTTTTTTAAATCACTTTTTACACTTTGCCAGGGTGCTTGGTAATCAAAATACTGATTACCAAAAGAGGGTAATTTCATTAATTCTTTTAAGCCATTCTTAATCTCAAAATTTTCAATAAAATTTTCTGCCCTTATTTTTACTTCTTTAATTGTTTCCAAAACTTCATTGGCTAATTCCCAATC contains the following coding sequences:
- a CDS encoding amidohydrolase; this translates as MEFLIKGNIYLDGKFQKGYLLIKNKKIWEIFLTKEIPNYPMIDYENYYILPGFIDSHIHLLELGLLNIFPNLSQISSLNDLFDTIAEAKKNLAYLPFLIFFNFDLEKIKEKRYPRRKELDKIVDKKTLIISQIDGHTTILNTYGLVKIFDQNIVSGMELDRYKEPTGVLRGEANEIVHKYYKKNLPSDIKIFAFREAEKNVIKNGITTLCAMVGEEEDNSYEILLENLDGFQTEIIIFPQIKDIKKVKSLGLKRIGGCILIDGSLSSYTAALSEPYNDNPNTSGILYFTDEELYKFLRDADNESLQTAVHAIGDRAIEQVVNIYEKFLKENSLRHRIEHCEVLNNELIRKIKKLNLVISCQPAFEYFWGGKGKLYEKRLGDRIKFTNPYRSLLNENIILIGGSDAPITPPNPLLGIYSALNHPNEKERINLNEAIDLFTKNGAYGVFLEDRKGEIKKGYDADLVVLEDLPVENYNIKIKAVYKKGEIIWQD
- a CDS encoding TatD family hydrolase, producing MFCDIHAHLTEEDYKLDFPLVIERAKKEGVNLIILVGIDLEDSRKLIEIIKQDKILYGNVGIHPHEADRVREEDIKEIYKLLKEEKICGIGEIGLDFYKNYSQKENQIKVFKELVKIAKEFDLPMNIHLRESHREGLKILKEINYFKGVLHCFSGNEEILKTAIDLGLYISYSGVITFGSQRLEKLLKKTPLDRLLLETDAPYLTPVPKRGERNEPTYIKYIYQKVSEILEIELKELEKKVEENAKRLFAIN
- the rsmA gene encoding 16S rRNA (adenine(1518)-N(6)/adenine(1519)-N(6))-dimethyltransferase RsmA, producing the protein MLKDFSQLIKRVKPKKSLSQVFLKNKKIAQRIIDSLELRGDETVLEIGVGDGILTEQLVNKTKFVYGIEIDKRLVDLLLEKFKNIENLELICKDILQYDISDKKDLIIVGNIPFSISTPLIFWLLKYRNHFQKAVLSFQKEFAFKLLAKIKTKDYSPITIITDNFFIKKSLFVIERKYFSPPPKVSAMVMLIIPRERPFYDVDYESFFRFLRKIFSQRRKKLVNIISNNFGKEKLEILKELSIDLTKRPEEIELKEYYLLFTNLAK